From one Bradyrhizobium sp. Ash2021 genomic stretch:
- a CDS encoding cystathionine gamma-synthase family protein, producing MVKPFPSKTHIGNHMLHPETLMLNYGYDPQLSEGAVKSPVFLTSTFVFRTAEDGQDFFDFVSGRREPPEGMGAGLVYSRFNHPNSEIVEDRLAVYERTEKCALFSSGMAAIATTILAFVRPGDVILHSQPLYGGTETLLAKTLAGLSITAVGFADGIDEAAVELAGDEAMRKGRVAMILIETPANPTNGLVDIALVRRIADNIGEAQDHVPIVACDNTLLGPVFQRPIEHGADISLYSLTKYVGGHSDLIAGAALGSKAIMKDIKALRGAIGTQLDPHSCWMISRSLETLSIRMEKADTNARLVADYLRDHAKVAKVHYLPHHDAASPAGRLFARQCTGAGSTFSFDIVGGQAAAFKFLNALQIFKLAVSLGGTESLASLPASMTHSGVPADIRQKIGILDSTIRLSIGIEHPSDLIADIAQALNEA from the coding sequence ATGGTGAAACCATTTCCGTCGAAGACCCACATCGGCAACCACATGCTGCATCCGGAAACGCTGATGCTGAACTACGGCTACGATCCGCAACTGTCGGAAGGGGCCGTCAAATCGCCGGTCTTTCTGACCTCGACCTTCGTGTTCAGGACCGCCGAAGACGGACAGGATTTTTTCGATTTCGTCTCGGGTCGCCGCGAGCCTCCCGAAGGGATGGGGGCGGGCCTGGTTTATTCGCGGTTCAATCACCCCAACAGCGAGATCGTCGAGGACAGGCTCGCCGTTTACGAGCGCACCGAGAAATGCGCGTTGTTTTCGTCCGGCATGGCGGCGATTGCGACCACGATCCTCGCGTTCGTCCGGCCCGGCGATGTCATCCTGCACTCCCAACCGCTCTATGGCGGGACGGAAACCCTGTTGGCGAAGACGCTTGCGGGCCTTTCCATCACCGCCGTGGGCTTTGCCGACGGCATCGACGAAGCCGCTGTCGAGCTGGCGGGGGACGAGGCCATGCGAAAGGGGCGGGTTGCGATGATTCTCATCGAAACCCCGGCAAATCCGACCAACGGACTCGTTGATATCGCGCTTGTCCGCCGCATCGCCGACAACATCGGCGAGGCGCAAGACCACGTGCCGATCGTCGCGTGTGACAATACGCTGCTCGGGCCGGTGTTTCAGCGGCCGATCGAACACGGCGCGGATATTTCGTTGTACTCGCTGACCAAATATGTCGGCGGTCATTCCGACCTGATCGCGGGCGCAGCGCTCGGCTCAAAGGCCATCATGAAGGATATCAAAGCGCTGCGAGGCGCCATCGGCACCCAACTGGATCCCCATTCCTGCTGGATGATCAGCCGCTCGCTCGAAACCCTGAGCATCCGCATGGAAAAAGCCGACACAAATGCGCGGCTCGTGGCGGATTATTTGCGCGACCACGCCAAGGTGGCCAAGGTTCACTATCTTCCTCACCACGACGCGGCTTCGCCCGCCGGCCGGCTGTTCGCGCGGCAGTGCACCGGCGCGGGCTCCACATTCTCGTTCGACATCGTCGGCGGCCAGGCCGCCGCCTTCAAATTCCTGAACGCGCTGCAAATCTTCAAGCTGGCGGTGAGCCTGGGTGGCACCGAATCGCTTGCCAGCCTGCCCGCAAGCATGACCCACTCCGGCGTTCCGGCTGACATCCGCCAGAAAATAGGCATTCTCGACTCCACGATCCGGCTATCGATCGGCATCGAACACCCGTCCGATCTGATCGCGGATATCGCGCAGGCCTTGAACGAAGCGTAG
- the uvrA gene encoding excinuclease ABC subunit UvrA, with translation MDEVLRAKRQQNASSMRAITIRGAREHNLKNIDVEIPRDKLVVFTGLSGSGKSSLAFDTIYAEGQRRYVESLSAYARQFLEMMQKPDVDQIDGLSPAISIEQKTTSKNPRSTVGTVTEIYDYMRLLWARVGVPYSPATGLPIESQIVSQMVDRVLALPEGTRLYLLAPVVRGRKGEYKKELAEYLKKGFQRVKIDGTFYELAEAPVLDKKFPHDIDVVVDRIVVRPDIDQRLAESFETALKLAEGLAVIEYADAPAAAADEKKSDKKTAKIHDKSGPERILFSEKFACPVSGFTIPEIEPRLFSFNNPYGACPACGGLGVEQHIDEDLVIPDKEMTLRKGAIAPWAKSSSPYYIQTLTALGKFYKFTLDTKWKDLPKKTQAALLHGSGDDEIKFSYEDGVRSYDTKKPFEGVITNLNRRYRETESEWAREELAKYFSDVPCEACHGYRLKPEALCVKIGAKHIGEISELSVRRAGEWFESVPASLNAQQNEIAARVLKEIRERLSFLLDVGLNYLTLSRASGTLSGGESQRIRLASQIGSGLTGVLYVLDEPSIGLHQRDNARLLETLKRLRDLGNTVIVVEHDEDAIRLADHVLDIGPGAGMHGGHIIAQGTPAEIMSHPKSLTGKYLTGELSVAIPERKPPNHRRTIKVINARGNNLKNVSAEIPLGLFTCVTGVSGGGKSTLLIDTLYKAIARKLNNASEGAAPHDRIEGLEHIDKIIDIDQSPIGRTPRSNPATYTGAFTPIREWFAGLPEAKARGYEPGRFSFNVKGGRCEACQGDGVIKIEMHFLPDVYVTCDTCKGKRYNRETLEVLFKGKSIADVLDMTVEEAADFFKAVPRVRETFKTLHRVGLDYIHVGQQATTLSGGEAQRVKLAKELSKRATGRTLYILDEPTTGLHFHDVAKLLEVLHELVSQGNTVVVIEHNLEVIKTADWVIDLGPEGGDGGGEIVAWGPPEDIVKAPRSYTGKFLAPVLKKAAGKPRKSAGASEAAE, from the coding sequence ATGGATGAAGTGCTCAGGGCGAAGCGCCAACAAAACGCCTCCTCGATGCGCGCGATCACGATCCGCGGCGCGCGCGAACACAATCTCAAGAACATCGATGTCGAGATCCCCCGCGACAAGCTCGTGGTGTTCACCGGCCTGTCAGGCTCCGGCAAATCCTCGCTCGCCTTCGACACCATCTATGCCGAGGGCCAGCGGCGCTACGTCGAGTCGCTCTCCGCCTATGCGCGCCAGTTCCTGGAGATGATGCAGAAGCCCGACGTCGACCAGATCGACGGCTTGTCTCCTGCAATCTCGATCGAGCAGAAAACCACGTCAAAAAACCCGCGCTCCACCGTCGGCACCGTCACCGAGATCTACGACTACATGCGCCTGCTCTGGGCCCGCGTCGGCGTGCCCTACTCGCCCGCGACGGGGCTGCCGATCGAAAGCCAGATCGTCTCGCAGATGGTCGATCGCGTGCTGGCGCTGCCCGAAGGCACCCGGCTCTATCTGCTGGCGCCGGTCGTGCGCGGCCGCAAGGGCGAGTACAAGAAGGAGCTCGCCGAATACCTCAAGAAAGGATTTCAGCGGGTCAAGATCGACGGCACGTTTTACGAGCTCGCCGAAGCGCCTGTTCTCGACAAGAAGTTTCCGCATGACATCGACGTCGTGGTCGACCGCATCGTGGTGCGGCCGGACATCGACCAGCGCCTGGCGGAGAGCTTTGAGACCGCGCTAAAGCTGGCCGAAGGCTTGGCGGTGATTGAATATGCGGATGCGCCCGCGGCCGCGGCCGACGAGAAGAAATCCGACAAGAAGACCGCAAAGATCCACGACAAGAGCGGGCCGGAGCGGATCCTGTTCTCGGAAAAATTCGCCTGCCCGGTTTCCGGCTTCACCATTCCCGAGATCGAGCCCAGACTCTTTTCCTTCAACAACCCCTATGGCGCCTGTCCGGCCTGCGGCGGCCTCGGCGTCGAGCAGCATATCGACGAGGACCTGGTCATCCCCGACAAGGAGATGACGTTGCGCAAAGGCGCCATCGCGCCCTGGGCCAAGTCGTCCTCGCCCTATTACATCCAGACGCTGACCGCGCTCGGCAAATTCTACAAGTTCACGCTCGACACCAAGTGGAAGGACCTGCCGAAAAAGACGCAGGCCGCCCTCTTGCACGGCTCCGGCGACGACGAGATCAAGTTCTCCTATGAGGACGGGGTGCGTTCCTACGACACCAAGAAGCCGTTCGAAGGCGTCATCACCAATCTCAACCGCCGCTACCGCGAGACCGAAAGCGAATGGGCGCGCGAGGAGCTGGCAAAGTATTTCTCCGACGTTCCCTGCGAGGCCTGCCACGGCTACCGGCTGAAGCCGGAGGCGCTGTGCGTCAAGATCGGGGCAAAACATATCGGCGAAATCTCTGAATTGTCGGTGCGCCGCGCCGGCGAATGGTTCGAGAGCGTGCCGGCATCGCTCAACGCGCAGCAGAACGAGATCGCCGCGCGCGTCCTGAAGGAGATCCGCGAGCGGCTGTCGTTCCTGCTCGACGTCGGCCTGAATTACCTGACGCTGTCGCGCGCCTCCGGCACATTGAGCGGCGGCGAAAGCCAGCGCATCCGCCTCGCCTCCCAGATCGGCTCGGGGCTGACCGGCGTGCTCTATGTGCTGGACGAGCCCTCGATCGGCCTGCACCAGCGCGACAACGCGCGACTGCTGGAAACGCTGAAGCGGCTGCGCGACCTCGGCAACACCGTGATCGTGGTCGAGCATGACGAGGACGCCATCCGCCTCGCCGACCATGTGCTCGACATCGGCCCCGGCGCCGGCATGCATGGCGGCCACATCATCGCCCAGGGCACGCCAGCCGAGATCATGAGCCATCCGAAGTCGCTGACCGGCAAATACCTCACCGGCGAGCTGTCGGTCGCGATCCCCGAGCGCAAGCCGCCGAACCACCGGCGCACCATCAAGGTCATCAATGCGCGCGGCAACAATCTGAAAAACGTCTCGGCGGAAATTCCGCTCGGGCTGTTCACCTGCGTGACCGGCGTCTCCGGCGGCGGCAAGTCGACGCTCCTGATTGACACGCTCTACAAGGCGATCGCGCGCAAGCTCAACAACGCCAGCGAGGGCGCCGCCCCCCACGACCGCATCGAGGGGCTGGAGCATATCGACAAGATCATCGATATCGACCAGTCGCCGATCGGCCGCACCCCGCGCTCCAATCCCGCGACGTATACCGGCGCGTTCACGCCGATCCGCGAATGGTTCGCGGGTCTGCCCGAAGCCAAGGCGCGCGGCTACGAGCCCGGCCGGTTCTCGTTCAACGTCAAGGGCGGCCGCTGCGAGGCCTGCCAGGGCGACGGCGTCATCAAGATCGAGATGCACTTTCTGCCCGACGTCTACGTCACCTGCGACACCTGCAAGGGCAAGCGCTACAACCGCGAGACGCTCGAAGTCCTGTTCAAGGGCAAGAGCATCGCCGACGTGCTCGACATGACCGTGGAGGAAGCCGCCGATTTCTTCAAGGCCGTCCCGCGCGTCCGCGAGACGTTCAAGACGCTGCACCGCGTCGGCCTCGACTACATCCATGTCGGCCAGCAGGCCACGACGTTGTCCGGCGGCGAAGCCCAGCGCGTCAAGCTGGCCAAGGAACTGTCAAAGCGCGCCACCGGCCGCACGCTCTACATCCTGGACGAGCCGACCACCGGACTGCATTTTCACGACGTCGCAAAGCTGCTGGAAGTGCTGCACGAGCTGGTGTCGCAGGGCAACACGGTGGTCGTGATCGAGCACAATCTCGAGGTCATCAAGACCGCTGACTGGGTGATCGACTTAGGCCCCGAAGGCGGCGACGGCGGCGGCGAAATCGTCGCCTGGGGCCCGCCCGAGGATATCGTCAAGGCGCCGCGGAGCTATACGGGGAAGTTTTTGGCGCCGGTGTTGAAGAAGGCGGCTGGGAAGCCGAGGAAGAGTGCGGGAGCGAGCGAGGCTGCGGAGTGA
- a CDS encoding IS701 family transposase, with translation MIRMSWARAASVEETLALWAASLREIKQRIRPLFTQERVATNAGLFLEGLLGDEQRKTGWMRAEAAGDPGPWRQQAILGRGDWDADALRDIVRDYVIEHLADDDAVLVIDETGFLKQGKASCGVARQYTGSAGKITNCQIGVFAAYVSRHGHAFIDRALYLPKEWTDDPDRLEAAYVPADVGFATKPRLATRMIARAIAASVPFRWVAGDTVYGVGNIEQQLRRAGKGYVLGVSSAHVFRSWGKRPPVAGTAADLARTRHSSDWKRLSAGAGTKGPRLHDWCYLELADLEAEQFNSANDGLWTRGLLIRRRIADDDLAFFTTWCPAGTALETLVAVEGHRWAIEDGFETAKNEFGLDHNESRSWHGWHRHVSLVMLAFAMMAAIRHRANPPPPKKTKRRPPAKAKA, from the coding sequence ATGATTCGAATGTCGTGGGCGCGGGCCGCGTCGGTTGAGGAGACGCTTGCGTTGTGGGCGGCGTCGCTTCGAGAGATCAAGCAACGGATACGTCCGTTGTTCACGCAAGAGCGTGTTGCGACGAATGCAGGTCTATTCCTGGAAGGTCTGCTCGGAGATGAGCAGCGCAAGACCGGTTGGATGCGCGCGGAGGCGGCTGGCGATCCCGGCCCATGGCGGCAGCAGGCGATTCTGGGTCGTGGAGACTGGGACGCCGATGCCCTGCGCGATATCGTGCGCGACTACGTCATCGAGCATTTGGCGGATGACGATGCGGTGCTGGTGATCGACGAGACCGGTTTTCTCAAACAGGGCAAAGCGTCATGCGGAGTGGCGCGGCAATACACTGGTTCGGCAGGGAAGATCACGAACTGCCAGATCGGCGTCTTCGCTGCCTACGTTTCGCGTCATGGCCATGCGTTCATCGATCGCGCGTTGTATCTCCCGAAGGAATGGACCGACGATCCGGATCGTCTGGAAGCCGCATATGTGCCTGCCGATGTCGGCTTTGCGACCAAACCAAGGCTTGCGACGAGAATGATCGCACGCGCGATAGCCGCGTCTGTACCATTCAGGTGGGTTGCCGGCGATACCGTCTACGGTGTTGGCAACATCGAACAGCAGCTACGTCGGGCAGGCAAAGGCTACGTGCTTGGGGTCAGCAGCGCTCATGTGTTTCGATCCTGGGGCAAGCGACCGCCGGTCGCCGGTACGGCTGCAGACCTCGCCCGGACGCGGCACTCATCCGACTGGAAGCGCCTGTCGGCGGGAGCCGGAACCAAAGGACCGCGGCTGCACGATTGGTGTTATCTCGAATTGGCCGATCTCGAGGCCGAGCAGTTCAACAGTGCAAATGACGGTTTGTGGACACGCGGTCTACTGATCCGTCGTCGCATCGCCGATGATGACCTCGCCTTCTTCACCACCTGGTGCCCAGCGGGAACAGCCCTTGAAACGCTGGTCGCGGTCGAAGGCCATCGATGGGCGATCGAGGACGGCTTTGAAACCGCGAAAAACGAGTTCGGGCTCGATCACAACGAGAGCAGATCCTGGCATGGCTGGCACCGTCATGTGTCCTTGGTGATGCTCGCCTTCGCCATGATGGCCGCGATCCGACATCGCGCCAATCCGCCACCGCCCAAAAAAACGAAACGGCGCCCCCCGGCAAAAGCCAAAGCATAA
- a CDS encoding PRC-barrel domain-containing protein, translating into MHHTLVPSDRVEHATVYGRDGTKLGTIERLMLDKVRGTVAYAVIKTGGLLASHHHYPVRWDGLRFDPACQGYQTDLTLEDLREGPCELDDDTFDWGDRSRPHPHYWTV; encoded by the coding sequence ATGCATCATACCCTGGTGCCCAGCGATCGCGTCGAGCACGCGACTGTCTACGGGCGAGACGGCACAAAGCTCGGTACGATCGAGCGCCTGATGCTCGACAAGGTGAGAGGAACGGTGGCCTACGCCGTGATAAAAACCGGCGGGCTGCTCGCTAGTCACCACCACTATCCGGTGCGGTGGGACGGGCTGAGGTTCGATCCCGCGTGTCAGGGCTACCAAACCGACCTGACCTTGGAGGATCTGCGCGAAGGCCCATGCGAACTCGATGACGACACCTTCGATTGGGGCGACCGCTCGCGCCCGCACCCGCACTACTGGACGGTTTAG
- a CDS encoding outer membrane beta-barrel protein translates to MIRNVLVAGFGLATLAAAPALAADLAARPYAKAPTMIPAAYDWSGFYIGLNGGGASSRECLTITSVAGAAVTPNSEGCHSATGGLAGGQIGYRWQSAGWVFGVEAQGDWADLKGSTASLTAVIPYTNQTKVDAIGLFTGQVGYAWNNVLWYLKGGAAVTDNKYTSAFTATGVVFNQTTETRWGGAIGTGIEFSFAPDWSVGFEYDHLFMGNRNVTFPATAIAVTRSDNIRQDVDMGTVRVSYRFGGPVIAKY, encoded by the coding sequence ATGATACGAAACGTTCTGGTGGCAGGGTTCGGCTTGGCGACATTGGCGGCGGCGCCCGCGCTCGCGGCAGACCTTGCCGCGCGGCCCTATGCCAAGGCGCCCACGATGATCCCCGCGGCGTATGACTGGAGCGGCTTTTACATTGGCCTCAACGGCGGCGGCGCATCGAGCCGCGAGTGCCTCACCATCACCAGCGTTGCAGGCGCTGCGGTGACCCCGAATTCCGAGGGCTGTCACAGCGCGACGGGTGGCCTCGCCGGCGGCCAGATCGGTTATCGCTGGCAGAGCGCGGGTTGGGTGTTCGGCGTCGAAGCCCAGGGTGATTGGGCCGACCTGAAGGGATCGACTGCAAGCCTGACGGCGGTGATCCCCTACACCAACCAGACCAAGGTCGACGCCATCGGCCTGTTCACCGGCCAGGTCGGCTACGCCTGGAACAACGTGCTCTGGTACCTGAAGGGCGGTGCCGCAGTCACCGACAACAAATACACCAGCGCCTTCACCGCAACCGGTGTCGTGTTCAATCAGACCACCGAAACCCGTTGGGGCGGCGCGATCGGAACCGGAATTGAGTTCAGCTTCGCGCCGGACTGGTCCGTTGGCTTCGAATACGACCATCTGTTCATGGGCAACCGCAACGTTACGTTCCCGGCCACCGCCATTGCCGTCACCCGCAGCGACAACATCCGCCAGGATGTCGACATGGGCACGGTCCGGGTCAGCTACCGCTTTGGCGGTCCGGTCATCGCCAAATACTGA
- a CDS encoding single-stranded DNA-binding protein: MAGSVNKVILVGNLGKDPEIRRTQDGRPIANLSIATSETWRDKATGERKEKTEWHRVVIFSEPLCKIVEQYLKKGAKVYIEGALQTRKWTDQSGVEKYSTEVVLQGFNSTLTMLDGRSGGGGGSFGPDESGGDFGAGGPSSSAPRRAVAAGAGARNSDMDDDIPF; encoded by the coding sequence ATGGCGGGAAGCGTAAACAAGGTGATTCTGGTCGGTAACCTCGGCAAGGATCCGGAAATCCGGCGGACGCAGGATGGCCGGCCGATCGCCAATCTGAGCATCGCGACGTCGGAAACCTGGCGTGACAAGGCGACCGGCGAACGCAAGGAAAAGACCGAGTGGCATCGCGTCGTGATTTTTTCCGAGCCGCTTTGCAAGATTGTCGAGCAGTATCTGAAAAAGGGCGCCAAGGTTTACATCGAGGGCGCACTGCAGACCCGCAAATGGACCGACCAGAGCGGCGTCGAGAAATACTCGACCGAGGTGGTGCTGCAGGGCTTCAACTCGACGCTGACCATGCTCGATGGCCGCAGCGGCGGCGGGGGCGGCAGTTTCGGGCCCGACGAGTCGGGCGGCGATTTTGGTGCGGGCGGGCCATCGAGTTCCGCACCGCGCCGGGCTGTGGCGGCCGGTGCCGGCGCACGCAACAGCGATATGGACGACGATATTCCGTTCTGA
- a CDS encoding outer membrane beta-barrel protein, which produces MKRFLLGTVALMALAAPAAAADLAARPYTKAPPAPIALVYDWSGFYIGANGGWGSSHKCWDFTTPGGTFLAAEGCHDATGGTAGGQIGYRWQAGTWVFGVEAQGNWADFKGSNVSLAFPLFRNESRIDAFGLFTGQVGYAANNALFYLKGGAAVTSDRFRSFATGTNLLVSDANDQTRWGGTVGVGVEYGFAPNWSAAFEYDHLFMQDKTTTFLNNGVAGVAGTLFSTDRIRQDVDLVTVRVNYRWGGPVVAKY; this is translated from the coding sequence ATGAAAAGGTTTTTACTTGGTACGGTTGCTCTGATGGCGCTGGCTGCTCCCGCAGCCGCTGCTGATCTTGCCGCGCGTCCTTACACCAAGGCGCCGCCGGCGCCGATCGCTCTGGTCTATGACTGGAGCGGTTTCTACATCGGTGCCAACGGTGGTTGGGGTTCGAGCCACAAGTGCTGGGACTTCACGACGCCCGGTGGCACGTTCCTCGCCGCCGAGGGTTGCCATGACGCGACCGGCGGCACCGCCGGCGGTCAGATCGGTTATCGCTGGCAGGCCGGCACCTGGGTGTTCGGCGTTGAAGCGCAGGGCAACTGGGCCGACTTCAAGGGCAGCAATGTCAGCCTGGCCTTCCCGCTCTTCAGAAACGAGTCGCGGATCGACGCGTTCGGCCTGTTCACCGGTCAGGTCGGTTACGCCGCCAACAACGCGCTGTTCTACCTGAAGGGCGGCGCTGCCGTGACTTCGGATCGTTTCCGTTCGTTCGCAACCGGCACCAACCTACTGGTATCCGACGCCAACGACCAAACCCGCTGGGGTGGCACGGTCGGCGTCGGCGTTGAATACGGCTTTGCTCCGAACTGGTCGGCTGCGTTCGAATACGATCATTTGTTCATGCAGGACAAGACCACCACCTTCCTCAACAACGGCGTCGCCGGTGTTGCTGGCACCCTGTTCAGCACCGACCGCATCCGTCAGGATGTCGATCTCGTCACCGTCCGCGTCAACTACCGCTGGGGTGGCCCGGTCGTCGCGAAGTACTGA
- a CDS encoding transposase → MDSHKRSTQLERLEVVETGRRRRWSDDEKLRIVTESFQAPRAISSTARRHGISRSLLMTWRRSFGPEPISPQSEQSGFARVVLAAEVDPAVAATPTSGQMVIVVGRDRRVIVDAGVDAAALARVLQVLERR, encoded by the coding sequence ATGGACAGCCATAAGCGCAGTACTCAGCTTGAACGGCTTGAGGTGGTCGAGACTGGTCGCCGGCGGCGCTGGTCGGATGACGAGAAGCTGCGGATCGTCACCGAGAGCTTTCAAGCGCCGCGCGCGATATCGTCGACGGCGAGACGCCATGGCATATCGCGTTCGTTGCTGATGACATGGCGGCGCTCGTTCGGTCCCGAGCCGATCAGCCCTCAAAGCGAGCAATCCGGCTTTGCGCGGGTCGTCCTTGCCGCTGAGGTCGATCCGGCGGTTGCTGCCACGCCGACGAGCGGGCAGATGGTGATCGTCGTTGGCAGGGATCGTCGGGTGATTGTCGATGCCGGCGTCGATGCGGCCGCCCTGGCGCGGGTGCTGCAGGTTTTGGAGCGTCGATGA
- a CDS encoding DUF2306 domain-containing protein: MSLAPLLDAAPAIPVHAFAAMAAFALGLVQFAAPKGTLPHRTIGWIWVGLMAMVAISSFWIHQIRLLGPWSPIHLLSIFTLIVLPIAVWRAHHHDVTAHRRIMIFIFAGALVVAGLFTLVPGRIMHAVVFGH, translated from the coding sequence ATGAGCCTCGCGCCGCTGCTTGATGCCGCTCCCGCGATTCCCGTTCATGCCTTCGCGGCGATGGCTGCGTTCGCGCTCGGCCTCGTCCAGTTCGCCGCACCGAAGGGAACGCTGCCGCATCGGACGATCGGCTGGATCTGGGTCGGCCTGATGGCCATGGTGGCGATCAGCTCGTTCTGGATCCACCAGATCCGACTGCTCGGCCCCTGGAGCCCGATCCATCTGCTGTCGATCTTCACCTTGATCGTGCTCCCGATCGCGGTATGGCGGGCGCATCATCATGACGTCACCGCTCACCGCCGCATCATGATCTTCATTTTCGCCGGTGCGCTCGTGGTCGCGGGGCTGTTCACTTTGGTGCCCGGACGGATCATGCACGCGGTGGTTTTTGGCCATTAG